The following DNA comes from Peribacillus sp. FSL E2-0218.
GGTTCGGATGCCACCAATTTGGCTACATGCGCAGAAAAGAAGGGCGATTGCTGGGTGATGAACGGCACGAAGCATTTCATCACCAACGGGCCAATAGCCGATGTTTTTACCGTATTCGCCTTAACGGATAAGAGTAAAGGGGCCAAAGGCGGAATTACAGCTTTTTTAGTAGAAAGAGATTTTCCTGGATTGACTGTCGGCAAAAAGGACAAAAAAATGGGGCTGAGAGGATCGTATACCTCACAAGTCATATTCGAGGATTGTATCATACCTGAAGAAAATGTTATCGGTGAGGTTGGAATGGGATATATTTCAGCACTGACCATTTTGGGCGAGGGCCGTGTCGGCTTGGCGGCTAGGGCAGTGGGTTCATGCGGGAAGTTGATAGAATTATCGGCTAAGTATGCAAAGGAGCGCATTCAATTCGGCAAACCGATTGCCGATAACCAGGCGATTCAATGGATGCTGGCTGATATGGCGACGGAAACGGAAGCGGCAAGGGCCTTGACGATGATGGCGGCGCAAAAAATCGATGAAGGGAAAAAGGTGATCAAGGAAGCATCGATGGCAAAGCTATTCGCTTCTGACGTGTTCAACCGGGTGGCGGATAAAGCGGTCCAAATTCATGGCGGGATGGGCTATATGGCGGAATATCCAGTTGAACGTTTTTACCGTGATGCCCGCATTACGAAAATATATGAAGGAACGAATGAAATTCAACGTTTGATCATTGCAAGGAATGTGTTGGAAGAGTGCTGACCGCGCTTAAGCATTGATGAGCGGAATGCCGATGCATGAAATGGCGTGAAGGCAAAAATACGAGTATCTGAACTTTGAGGGGGAGATGTGAAGTGAGCGAAGAAATTGTAATCGTGAGTGCTGTCCGAACACCGATCGGCCGCTACGGAGGGGCATTAAAGAATATAAGTTCTGGGCATTTGGCTAGCCTCGTTATCAACGAGGCCATTAAACGGGCCAATATAGCAGCTGAACAAGTGGATGAAGTCATTTTCGGGGAGGTAAGGCAAACGACCGAATCCTCGAATGTCGCGAGGGTGGCAGCTCTGCGTTCAGGGATTCCTGAATCTGCACCAGCTTTTACGGTAAACCGTTTATGCGCATCAGGCATGCAGGCTATTGCTTCGGCCGCCCAGCAACTAAGCTCGGGACAAGCCAATATCGTCGTTGCCGGCGGTACGGAAAGCATGAGTCGTGCTCCACTTTATTTAAGAAGTGCCCGATTTGGCGGGGATCGGACCGAACTGGTAGACTCGAATACCGAAGCAGGGCAACAGCCTCAGGAGATGTATGGAAGCAGATTAGGGATGGGAATAACGGCTGAAAATGTCGCACGGCGATACAACATTTCCAGGGAAGAGCAAGATGCCTTTTCGATTGAAAGCCAACGAAGAGCGGCACAGGCGACCGAAACAGGGAAATTCAAGGAAGAGATCGTTCCTGTCCAGGTAAGTGAGAAAAAGGGGACGGTTACGATAGAAGTGGATGAATATCCGCGTCCGGATACCACAATGGAACGGCTTGCAGCTTTAAGACCGGCTTTCAAGGAAAATGGAACCGTGACGGCAGGAAATGCCTGCGGCCGTAATGACGGGGCTTCGGCATTGGTATTAATGAAAGCCAGTGAGGCAAAACGGTTGCAACTGAAGCCAATCGCGAAAATTGTAGATTGGGCGGCGGCTGGCGTTTCTCCTGAAGTGATGGGGATTGGACCTGTACCAGCCGTCGGAAAGCTTTTGGAGCGTACCGGTAAAAAGATTGAAGAAATCGGTCTTTTTGAATTGAATGAAGCATTCGCTTCACAAGCATTGGCGGTCATCAGGGAGCTGGCGCTTGATGAAAGCAAAGTGAATGTAAACGGCGGGGCGATTGCGCTCGGGCATCCAGTTGGATCAACGGGTGCGCGGATCGTGACAACACTCATTCACGAATTGA
Coding sequences within:
- a CDS encoding thiolase family protein, with product MSEEIVIVSAVRTPIGRYGGALKNISSGHLASLVINEAIKRANIAAEQVDEVIFGEVRQTTESSNVARVAALRSGIPESAPAFTVNRLCASGMQAIASAAQQLSSGQANIVVAGGTESMSRAPLYLRSARFGGDRTELVDSNTEAGQQPQEMYGSRLGMGITAENVARRYNISREEQDAFSIESQRRAAQATETGKFKEEIVPVQVSEKKGTVTIEVDEYPRPDTTMERLAALRPAFKENGTVTAGNACGRNDGASALVLMKASEAKRLQLKPIAKIVDWAAAGVSPEVMGIGPVPAVGKLLERTGKKIEEIGLFELNEAFASQALAVIRELALDESKVNVNGGAIALGHPVGSTGARIVTTLIHELIRRKERYGIATLCVGGGQGMAIMVETV
- a CDS encoding acyl-CoA dehydrogenase family protein codes for the protein MTITLTKEMQQMKDMIGHFVEREVEPFAIQIEEEDAIPEHLVEQAKNLGLFGISIPEQYGGIGLNTVGKATVLEQLGRTHNGFVSLISAHTGIGSTGLVKLASEHLKEKYLPDMAAGTKIAAFALSEPGAGSDATNLATCAEKKGDCWVMNGTKHFITNGPIADVFTVFALTDKSKGAKGGITAFLVERDFPGLTVGKKDKKMGLRGSYTSQVIFEDCIIPEENVIGEVGMGYISALTILGEGRVGLAARAVGSCGKLIELSAKYAKERIQFGKPIADNQAIQWMLADMATETEAARALTMMAAQKIDEGKKVIKEASMAKLFASDVFNRVADKAVQIHGGMGYMAEYPVERFYRDARITKIYEGTNEIQRLIIARNVLEEC